Within Crassostrea angulata isolate pt1a10 chromosome 2, ASM2561291v2, whole genome shotgun sequence, the genomic segment gatcTTTAATTATTCAGTAACATCATTCTTTATTTACCTTAACATTGCTTTCTTCATGTGGTCAGTACCATCTGTACCTCCAATCTCTTGAAGCAAGAATTTCTGAAATGCAATtgttcattttcattcataCTTTGTAGTGTTACtgcaatatataaatttacattccaaatattttttgaatgtaaagtgtgtgaaaagatAATGAAGTAATAAGACCGTAACACACAAACGgaactcaaaggttaaaatgacgagtttaaCCGTGACATAACAAActttgaacgctgtaaaatgcaacgtcacaagcgagaatcaaagttcacgcttgtggctgttacaatggctattccattaatttgaatttatccttagaataaaatagaaattttgacatataaatcacatttgcagacaaagcAAGAAgttagaaaaatgtaaatataagctttaaatcattattttttgaaagatatagtctcataactgcagcggtgtgtgcatacaaattttataatgcgcattagttatttatgaaaatttgtatgcacacaccgctattgttatgatacaatatctttcataaaataatgattcaatgctcaAATGTATAATAAAGGAGAACATTATATTCATTCTATACAcaatttctaattttaattctGCATTTCAGTCATTTTGTGTCATATCAAGAGAATAAAAAACCTGAGTCCAGCACCaaaggtttaattttttttggtaataatTCCTGACtgttagagaaaatctttgaggGTTACTTCTTGTGATTTAACTTGAAGAATAATTCCCCTCATTTGATCAAGAATTTAGAGTTTATGTATATTCACCTCACCTCACCTAACCTCTTCTTGCCCGCTGGCACATAAGGCAGGCCCATTATGTAtagtatgtatataaaaatacaacataaTTCTACACGAAACATGACAATTTACatctattttcaattacttaCAAAGCTGGCTTTAAAGTCCCTGTTTTCAAGTCTTCTGTCTAAGGCTTCAAATCCTTCTTCTGAGTCTATGGTAACAAGATCAACGTCTTCTGTATTTGAAGCTGTTGTTACTGGACTCTTAAGACGGTCTCTTATTTCAACAAGAAGGTAGAGGACTCTTCTCTGAAATCCTGTGAAACAGAATATAACTAAGTATTAAACATTTAACACCCAAGGCATCATAAGCAAAAATTCTAGTCTCATAAAAGGTCCcttgaattgaaaatttgtaaCACATCTAACTGTACTCACTTTCTTCGGTCATGGGAAAGGAGTCTGTTGAGGACTGATGCTGCTTTCGCTTAGAAAGAGATGGAAGTGTTGGGGTGCTCTCTACACTTAACCTGCTACAAGGCCTATCATAGCTCCTGGAATGTTCAGATCCTTTGTTAAGTCTTTTTGGGCTTTCTCTTCTCAGGGTTGACCTTTCACTGCTTTGTGACATAGAGTGCCTTGACCTATTGTGATGCCTGTCTCTGCTTTTTGATCTTGAAAATCTTGAGCTGTTCAAAGACTGAACAGGACTCCTGGACCTTGAGATTCGTGAcctttgtgttgagcgaattGGACTTCTGGGTGTTGAAATTCTGGGcctttgtgttgagcgaattGGACTTCTGGGTGTTGAAATTCTGGGcctttgtgttgagcgaattggacttctggatgttgaaattctgggcctttgtgttgagcgaattggacttctggatgttgaaattctggacctttgtgttgagcgaattggacttctggatgttgaaattctgggcctttgtgttgagcgaattggacttctggatgttgaaattctgggcctttgtgttgagcgaattggacttctggatgttgaaattctgggcctttgtgttgagcgaattggacttctggatgttgaaattctgggcctttgtgttgagcgaattggacttctggatgttgaaattctggacctttgtgttgagcgaatGGGACTTCTTGGTGACATCGACCTATTCATCGAGCTCTCCCGACTGTTTGAACTAGCCCAGGACTTGCTTGGTGTAATAGACCTGCTACGTCTGGTTTCCATTTCATCTCTAGTAGAAGGTGAAGGTGATCGAGACCTGGACGACTGAAGTGATGACTggtcttggttttttttagaagagATTTTTTGGGGTGGTTTTGGCGGCATAACTGGTGCTGAAGTATAATATATCAAATTGTTGGAAAAtgctccaaaaaaaaaaggaattaccATAATAAATTGTCCTCTTTTATATCTtgatatatatttgcataacAATATCTAACCTGCTACAGGTAACTTCTTCTGCATTTTTATTGATGAATTGTCTTCAGCAGAatctaattaaacaaaatttatatatatttcattaatcaaaatatcaaagtaaataacaaataaaagaatCTTCAAGTTTGTAGATAAATTGCAAGCTCACCCATAATAAAGTCACTCATGACCTTCTTTTTTGGTTTCCTTTTCATTACTGGTTCTGAGTCACACTCAGATTCCACCGCTGTCGTCTCATCATAGTCCTCACATTCTCGATAGTCgtctttatttaaaagaaaaacaatgcaTGAAGAGAAGGTACAATTGACTTGATGagaaatgtatacaaaaaattctttGTTAACTTTGTTGACTTCCCTACATTTTTTACATCTTCAAACATAAATTACTTGGTTTCTTATCAATAAATTAAGAAGTTACCTGATGAAAACTTGATCTTTATCAGATCAAATGAAAGCCATTTGTCAGCAGGTTTCTTGCATTCTTTGAGTGCAGAATTTCCATTTGATGTATTCGGCCATCTTATGCGATTTCCTTCAACCCATACACTGGGTATGGCAAGCTCCATCTCTTTTTCATCCTCTCTCCACACAGCTCTTACCCACTTCTTGTccatcttaatttaaaaaatcaaaattaagcaaaatgcttaaacatattatgttgttcaataaataaCATAGTTTGTTTTTTGTCATCAATGTCACAAGAAAAGAGTTCTTTGAgttgtaatgtttaaaaaaaaattattatccgacatatattttattataaagtcACCAATTCAGTATTAAAGAAATTACAATTACCGGTAGAACTAATTTAGCAATATATATCTCTCTTTACAATACTTGATAGTGCTAAAAACCAACCTTATCCTAATATTGCCTTTCAATTCCATGCAGCAAAGGAAACAGCACATATTTCCCATCATAAGGCAAACATGCAACTTTTCTATCTATGTCATGCTTTCTGATTATTTTTTCCCGTCCATGCCTCTGCAATGTTGTGTTTTTCACAACGGCAACATTTATTAATTTCGATTCACAtggattaataaataaattttccagTCTCTGTTGTGAAACAACTTTGCATATCAATTCtccattttctcttttttcttgcaaaaatgCAAACGACTGatcttttaaaagtaaacaacTGTCTTTTCTTTTTGTGGAAAGATAGGTTGTTGAAACATTCATCCATGGTTTGACAGTAGTTCTTTCCAGTTCAAACAACCGTTTAGCAACTTGAGCAATAGGATTTTGTGCTTTCTTcacaaatttctttaacttTTGAAGATAGTTTTCAAATCTAAAGGCACTTAGTTCATTTAGTGAAACACcataatttttaacatcatcACTTATGTGTACAAGAGAGTGAATGTTGTAGGTAGTAAATGTCTCTCCGTATATCTGGGGTGCTTTCTTGACAAAGTATTCAAGCAATTCTTTTGCATAATTCAGGTAGTGATTCCTAGAAGCATCTCTGGAGTCAAGTAATATTGACATGGCAACCGTTAGAGCTAGGAAATGTTGATACATTTGGTCATGCATTATGTTGCAGAAAATAAGTGGGCCAGTGTATAGAATGCATTGCCTGTACTCTGTTGCCTTCCATCGATCGAGAACCTCAAGCGAACGTGGCTGTCTTGCGAATTCTCGAGGCATTTTCCCATTCAGAGCAACAAGTTTGTCCGAAAGTAATTCTATTTACAGATGGGATAGCTTGCACTCTCGTGGtcctgattttaaaaacatcaaaattcTTTTCATCACACCAAGACACACAAGATGCATATAATCAAGCGGAAACGATTTGATACAATCGATACCAATATCAACTAAAGGTGACCTCTTTAATTGATAATCAGTATACTGCAATTCATTGAAATCTTCTTTAGTTCTCTTTTCCGGCATATTCATGCCGTCTGGTTGTTTAAAAACAACACGTCCACGCCATACACCTTTAATTGTGCATCTATCGCATCCAAAGTATGCATTGTGTCCTTTAGTACATTTCAAAAATGACCTTGCAGGAGCATCACAAATAAATGAGTCAATGATCACAGCAAAATGTTTATCATTCAATTGAAACCCAGTATTTTCAACATTACAAAGTTCTTCAACAAAGTCCAGCAAATACTCCTCAACTGAGTCTGGTTTCTTTGTTCCACAGAACAAAGCAACAATAAATGGTTCAAAACTATTGACACTGCATAGGATTGGCCAAAATTGTACCGAGGAAGACTTAAATAATGGTACTCCATCGATGttaaatgaaagtttaattGAGTTTTCATCTTCAAAATGATTTGGATGTAATGACACAGTTTTCGTAAGTCCTGATAGCAGcccaaaataataataattgccACCACATTTTCTAATGATACCAATACTTTGAGGTGTCTGAAGTAAAGTACGTGCATCTTTTGGTACTCTGTGGCCTTGCtttctaaaaatttcaagtatATGATTAATGCATGATCTAGTGCATTTAAACTTTGTAGCCCATTCTGCAATTTGTGATGGTAAACATTCCTCAGGCTCATTTTCATTATCTTCATCACTTGTTAAAACAACGGACATGGAAGAATCACTGTCATAATCTGCTGGTTCATTAATGTGCTGCTGTTGCTGATCTTCCCCAGAATCTGACTGCACAGAGGAGGTGTACCTTTCAGGAGTTGTCTGCTGGCCCCCAACTGCCTGCAGTTGATTTTCAACATCATTTTCACTGCTGCTTGATTGTGCAAGCGCATGAACAAATGTATTGTACCGTCTCCAGTTTCTGAGATAGGCCATGTCTTAAATAgaacaaaaaaatacatgcacgtGCAGCTAGTTTTTGTTTCTATTGTTTGTATTGATTAAccattataaataatatcatcACTTTGAGTTAATATTAACATCATAAtcattacaaatataaatacttaTATACTAGGCCTAAAGTACTGTCTTCAATACTGTGAATTGAATATGG encodes:
- the LOC128172017 gene encoding serine/threonine-protein kinase PRP4 homolog, which encodes MDKKWVRAVWREDEKEMELAIPSVWVEGNRIRWPNTSNGNSALKECKKPADKWLSFDLIKIKFSSDDYRECEDYDETTAVESECDSEPVMKRKPKKKVMSDFIMDSAEDNSSIKMQKKLPVAAPVMPPKPPQKISSKKNQDQSSLQSSRSRSPSPSTRDEMETRRSRSITPSKSWASSNSRESSMNRSMSPRSPIRSTQRSRISTSRSPIRSTQRPRISTSRSPIRSTQRPRISTSRSPIRSTQRPRISTSRSPIRSTQRPRISTSRSPIRSTQRSRISTSRSPIRSTQRPRISTSRSPIRSTQRPRISTPRSPIRSTQRPRISTPRSPIRSTQRSRISRSRSPVQSLNSSRFSRSKSRDRHHNRSRHSMSQSSERSTLRRESPKRLNKGSEHSRSYDRPCSRLSVESTPTLPSLSKRKQHQSSTDSFPMTEERFQRRVLYLLVEIRDRLKSPVTTASNTEDVDLVTIDSEEGFEALDRRLENRDFKASFKFLLQEIGGTDGTDHMKKAMLRTMTNSYMAGLNMKGKRGKKAFGSSQLYLLIKETVLTSHTQYTESKFNEDLAKFLKYAPERVGGGGRRRRD